One part of the Vicia villosa cultivar HV-30 ecotype Madison, WI linkage group LG6, Vvil1.0, whole genome shotgun sequence genome encodes these proteins:
- the LOC131611963 gene encoding uncharacterized protein LOC131611963, with the protein MEDAVNEVPSLNHNSEDDGSKGKALEEKVKDKDTNGGGGGGGVINNFISTFMTPLSPRIEKLTTPPQDGSENKVFEKEVDENGGGRKGVISNLVSNIFHRSEKNEEGMVEKEDEEIKVDEKVKRLKTENEANNGGGESGGGGGFIHDIVSHLPTSIPDDAGPTADEAAILINSLVRD; encoded by the exons ATGGAAGACGCTGTAAATGAAGTTCCTTCACTGAATCACAATTCAGAAGATGATGGATCCAAAGGAAAAGCTCTTGAAGAAAAGGTAAAAGACAAAGACACcaatggtggtggtggtggtggaggtgTTATTAACAACTTTATCTCTACTTTTATGACTCCTTTGAGTCCAAGAATCGAGAAACTTACTACTCCTCCTCAAGATGGAAGTGAGAATAAGGTGTTTGAGAAAGAGGTTGATGAGAATGGTGGTGGAAGAAAAGGGGTTATCAGCAACCTTGTTTCGAATATCTTTCATAGAAGTGAAAAAAATGAAGAAGGTATGGTGGAAAAGGAAGATGAAGAAATCAAAGTTGATGAGAAGGTTAAAAGATTGAAGACAGAGAATGAGGCTAATAATGGTGGCGGTGAGAGTGGCGGTGGAGGAGGTTTTATTCATGACATTGTTTCTCATTTGCCTACTTCAATCCCAG ATGATGCGGGTCCAACAGCAGATGAGGCTGCTATTTTGATTAACTCTCTTGTTCGTGACTAA